One window of Hydractinia symbiolongicarpus strain clone_291-10 chromosome 3, HSymV2.1, whole genome shotgun sequence genomic DNA carries:
- the LOC130636672 gene encoding follistatin-related protein 4-like isoform X1, translated as MVLLEHLQSDLSDIMMSSRAYPRDEPQYTADESFVNIEMPVPCEVAEPEENFSCHSVDILKPRIITRLPKELQIKPGEHLRLVCLTTVLFPTELSWFLNGQLIKSTIDGRVTFDNKNRQLFIIAIDEEFSGVITCIASNRFGCDKSKCVVNVVKKCREVNNNE; from the exons atggttttacTTGAACATCTGCAATCTGATCTTTCAGATATCATGATGTCCTCAAGAGCGTATCCAAGAg ACGAGCCGCAATACACGGCAGACGAAAGTTTTGTCAACATAGAAATGCCTGTTCCGTGCGAAGTTGCCGAGCCCGAAGAAAATTTTAGTTGTCATTCTGTGGATATTTTAAAACCGCGAATTATTACCCGCTTACCGAAAGAACTTCAAATAAAACCTGGGGAACACTTGAGACTTGTTTGTTTAACAACAGTTTTATTTCCAACCGAATTAAGTTGGTTCTTAAATGGACAGCTGATAAAATCGACTATTGATGGACGAGTAACTTTTGATAATAAAAACAGACAATTGTTTATTATAGCTATTGATGAGGAATTCTCTGGCGTGATCACATGTATCGCTTCAAATAGATTCGGTTGCGACAAATCAAAATGTGTCGTAAACGTTGTCAAAAAATGTCGCGAAGTCAACAACAACGAATAG
- the LOC130636672 gene encoding follistatin-related protein 4-like isoform X2, with translation MNWMLDRYLSVRHKTDSINFLDEPQYTADESFVNIEMPVPCEVAEPEENFSCHSVDILKPRIITRLPKELQIKPGEHLRLVCLTTVLFPTELSWFLNGQLIKSTIDGRVTFDNKNRQLFIIAIDEEFSGVITCIASNRFGCDKSKCVVNVVKKCREVNNNE, from the exons ATGAATTGGATGTTGGACAGATATTTGTCTGTAAGACACAAGACAGACTCTATAAACTTTCTGG ACGAGCCGCAATACACGGCAGACGAAAGTTTTGTCAACATAGAAATGCCTGTTCCGTGCGAAGTTGCCGAGCCCGAAGAAAATTTTAGTTGTCATTCTGTGGATATTTTAAAACCGCGAATTATTACCCGCTTACCGAAAGAACTTCAAATAAAACCTGGGGAACACTTGAGACTTGTTTGTTTAACAACAGTTTTATTTCCAACCGAATTAAGTTGGTTCTTAAATGGACAGCTGATAAAATCGACTATTGATGGACGAGTAACTTTTGATAATAAAAACAGACAATTGTTTATTATAGCTATTGATGAGGAATTCTCTGGCGTGATCACATGTATCGCTTCAAATAGATTCGGTTGCGACAAATCAAAATGTGTCGTAAACGTTGTCAAAAAATGTCGCGAAGTCAACAACAACGAATAG
- the LOC130636667 gene encoding dol-P-Glc:Glc(2)Man(9)GlcNAc(2)-PP-Dol alpha-1,2-glucosyltransferase-like: MALETGHVLLLFLLVVMSYFFQEVNKQQPAPYMDEIFHIPQAQNYCSGHFNHWNKKITTLPGLYLSSQLFLKISTIFSDKGIESICDAKNLRLTNVIFIMGCATILRGILRILCRTENNGKEEKDNKKAAENDPDHQAKILITSVVLTTFPLLFFFTFLYYTDVGSTFFVLFSYYFTLTNAHMLSAFTGVLAVFFRQTNIVWVGFNMATGILIYLRRKRLIQEKSNLFQSIFDAVKGILAHYVDVLLIAIPYCIVFLSFLLFVIKNKGIVVGDRTSHEASLNVPQLFYFSTFVMIYSSFLLYRYANIKNIWTDIKNIVTSPRKLLLCLLAIGVMLYLVHNFTYVHKYLISDNRHYTFYIWKRIFEKHWAVKYALVPGYLLSWLIIFNELNKSNRSIWILLYLLCTAAVLVPQKLLEFRYFIIPYLLFRLHIGVRNYLELITEFVLYMCVNAVTLYLFIYRPFKWDHEDAIQRFMW; the protein is encoded by the exons ATGGCGCTTGAAACGGGCCACGTTTTGCTGCTGTTTTTACTTGTCGTGATGTCTTATTTCTTTCAAGAAGTAAATAAACAGCAGCCTGCTCCTTATATGGATGAAATATTTCATATTCCTCAAGCTCAAAACTATTGCTCTGGTCATTTTAATCATTGGAATAAGAAGATAACAACATTGCCAGGCTTATATTTATCAAGtcaattatttttaaagatcAGCACAATATTTAGTGACAAAGGTATAGAAAGCATTTGTGATGCAAAAAATTTGAGGCTCACCAATGTAATCTTTATCATGGGCTGTGCAACTATATTGAGAGGTATTTTGCGCATACTTTGTAGAACAGAAAACAATGGAAAGGAGGAAAAA gaCAACAAGAAAGCAGCTGAAAATGATCCAGATCATCAAGCAAAAATTCTAATTACATCTGTTGTGTTAACCACATTTCCATTGTTGTTTTTCTTCACGTTCCTGTATTATACTGATGTTGGTTCCACATTTTTCGTTTTATTCAGTTATTACTTCACTTTAACAAATGCACATATGCTATCTGCTTTTACTGGAGTGCTAGCAGTGTTCTTCCGTCAAACCAACATTGTGTGGGTTGGATTCAATATGGCTACTGGTATTCTTATATATCTTAGAAGAAAAAGATTAATTCAAGAGAaatcaaatttatttcaaaGCATATTTGATGCCGTGAAAGGGATCTTGGCACATTATGTTGATGTTCTTTTAATCGCCATACCATATTGCATTGTTTTTCTTagctttttattatttgtaattaaaaataaaggtaTAGTTGTTGGTGACAGAACAAGTCACGAGGCATCATTAAATGTGCcccagcttttttatttttcaacttttgttaTGATATACAGTTCATTTCTTCTTTATCGATACGCAAACATAAAGAACATTTGGACCGATATTAAGAATATTGTTACATCTCCAAGAAAGTTATTGCTTTGTCTTTTAGCCATTGGTGTCATGTTGTATCTGGTGCATAATTTCACATATGTGCATAAATATCTCATTTCTGACAATCGTCATTACACGTTTTACATATGGAAAAGGATTTTTGAGAAACATTGGGCTGTAAAGTATGCTTTAGTTCCAGGATACTTATTATCATGGTTAATTATCTTCAATGAGCTGAACAAAAGTAACAGATCAATTTGGATCCTCTTATATTTACTCTGTACGGCAGCAGTCTTAGTACCACAAAAATTACTTGAGTTTCGTTATTTTATCATACCTTATCTGTTATTCCGATTACACATTGGTGTGCGTAATTACTTGGAGCTTATCACAGAGTTTGTTTTATACATGTGTGTCAATGCAGTGACattgtatttgtttatttatcgtCCTTTTAAATGGGACCATGAAGATGCAATACAACGGTTCATGTGGtag
- the LOC130636666 gene encoding coiled-coil domain-containing protein 77-like encodes MATSTASYSDQDNFSSTNSPIPSVIERLGQLRPSKELLNYYRKKISEFDDEHERMVEKLEGYKCTYEEQHKLQWDLRQREEEIGELQKALSDIQVFLFQERENVLRLYAENDRLKIQELDDRKKIQHLLSLTRPTDTEITYFVKEHPSNVVQRCQDHRTKQSKSSRPRSPIVGHRDRLKITDRGPGGHRTPIQGSKKKNNKEETLLDTSADKQRLLLQIESLQAQLEEQTRLMKEQLNALLEDRKVRVDEQDAAKERDSDKIKTLTDHLKKTQTLLYESTKDFLELKYESRLKERKWMGERDKIMQEMDYLKEQINMSKEDYDMQGPLHVHAGTQMHESRDGSLLPVRATNTLVIKQLRSNLEQTQEMAEMYREQVIGLEDELARIREENDTGKDVFKEKTEKLTRRLQLMNQRYTALEKRRGLEVEGFKNDIKILRQRLKDVEKQLFKVTLNIGEQFDWEILHNVHRTAHRSKKLAGELHNLKSKVYDMERELKHL; translated from the exons ATGGCGACATCAACAGCAAGTTATTCAGACCAAGACAATTTCTCTTCAACAAATAGTCCAATTCCAAGTGTAATAGAAAGGCTTGGACAACTGAGACCTTCCAAGGAGTTGCTAAACtattatagaaagaaaatatctGAATTTGATGATGAACATGAACGTATGGTTGAAAAACTTGAAGGTTATAAATGCACATATGAAGAACAG CACAAGCTGCAATGGGATCTTCGTCAACGTGAAGAAGAAATAGGAGAACTGCAGAAGGCTTTGAGTGACATTCAAGTGTTTTTGTTTCAAGAACGTGAAAATGTATTGCGGTTATATGCAGAAAACGATCGGTTAAAAATTCAAGAGCTCGATGACCGTAAGAAAATTCAACATTTGTTGTCACTGACTCGACCGACGGATACCGAGATCACCTACTTTGTGAAAG AACATCCGTCGAATGTCGTCCAACGATGTCAAGATCATCGAACGAAACAGTCAAAATCATCAAGACCACGTTCTCCTATCGTTGGACATCGAGACAGATTAAAAATAACTGACCGCGGACCTGGTGGCCACA GAACTCCGATCCAAGGAAGTAAAAAGAAGAATAATAAAGAAGAAACACTGCTTGACACTTCAGCCGACAAACAGAGACTACTTTTACAAATCGAATCGTTACAAGCACAACTGGAAGAGCAAACAAGACTGATGAAAGAACAGCTGAACGCGTTGTTAGAAGACAGGAAAGTGCGTGTTGATGAGCAAGACGCTGCAAAAGAGCGAGATTccgacaaaataaaaacattgacaGATCATTTGAAGAAAACACAGACGTTGCTTTACGAAAGCACCAAAGATTTTCTCGAGCTTAAATATGAGAGCAGGTTGAAGGAAAGAAAATGGATGGGAGAGCGGGATAAAATCATGCAGGAGATGGACTATTTAAAGGAACAGATTAATATGAGCAAAGAGGATTATGATATGCAG GGTCCACTACATGTTCATGCTGGCACACAAATGCACGAATCACGTGATGGAAGTCTTTTGCCAGTAAGAGCAACTAACACTCTGGTCATCAAACAACTACGATCCAATCTTGAACAGACACAAGAAATGGCGGAAATGTATCGCGAGCAG GTTATAGGTTTGGAGGATGAGCTTGCTCGCATACGAGAAGAAAACGATACTGGAAAGGACGTGTTCAAAGAGAAAACAGAAAAACTCACACGGCGACTACAACTTATGAATCAAAGATACACAGCTTTAGAAAAGAGACGTGGCCTGGAGGTGGAAGGGTTTAAAAACGACATCAAAATATTAAGACAACGTTTGAAAGATGTCGAAAAACAATTGTTTAAG gTGACTCTAAATATTGGCGAGCAGTTCGACTGGGAGATACTTCACAACGTCCACCGCACAGCGCATCGTTCGAAGAAACTTGCGGGCGAATTGCATAATTTAAAATCCAAAGTTTACGATATGGAGAGAGAGCTGAAACACCTATGA